In a genomic window of Pantoea agglomerans:
- a CDS encoding TetR/AcrR family transcriptional regulator, which produces MAREMIRQGGRSARIQEEVHRAVNTLLKTRDRSELTVPMIAETAGVTPSTLYRRWGDLTQLLADVAVARMRPISEPEDTGDMQRDLETFILQYAEEMSSKPGRQMLADIIGSGGGSATVKCCGFTALHLETLQKRAIARGEAGFSVEEAVDTVVAPVIYHILFEDREPTPDYCRERVARLFQG; this is translated from the coding sequence ATGGCGAGGGAGATGATTCGGCAGGGCGGACGCAGCGCGCGCATTCAGGAAGAGGTGCATAGGGCGGTCAATACGCTGCTGAAAACCCGCGACCGCAGCGAGCTTACGGTACCGATGATAGCGGAAACGGCGGGCGTCACGCCATCCACGCTTTATCGCCGCTGGGGCGATCTGACGCAGCTGCTTGCTGACGTTGCGGTGGCGCGTATGCGCCCGATAAGCGAACCCGAAGATACTGGCGATATGCAGCGCGACCTGGAAACCTTTATTCTGCAGTATGCCGAAGAGATGTCATCAAAACCCGGACGGCAGATGCTTGCTGATATCATCGGCAGCGGGGGAGGCAGTGCGACGGTGAAGTGCTGCGGCTTTACCGCTCTGCATCTTGAGACGCTGCAAAAGCGCGCCATCGCGCGTGGGGAAGCGGGCTTCTCCGTGGAGGAGGCGGTAGATACGGTGGTGGCCCCGGTGATCTACCATATTCTGTTTGAAGACCGTGAGCCTACGCCTGACTACTGCCGCGAACGGGTGGCGCGACTGTTTCAGGGCTGA
- a CDS encoding MFS transporter, giving the protein MSSATTTLSAAAAARITLYAFVCATLFSATSSAPTPLYPLYRTLFHLSPVMITLIFASYAFALLVSLLTLARLSDFTGRRVMMLAALLCNALALGIFMLADSAQTLVAARIIQGVATGIALPTFGAAILDSDKVRGPLLNSVTAFAGLLAGSLTGALMITFAPFPTVSVYALLFALMLVALALLPLMPETVARTPGALRALTPQIAIPSRARGPLLRLAPVNVATWALGGFYLSLMPSLAILSTGLSSPFVGGSVVATLMLSATASVFIFRRWQPQRALFIGTLALMAGISLTLIGINHHLTALLYLGTAVAGQGFGSIFSTLLSIVMPLAESHERAGLFAAFLVKSYLAFALPALLAGCAVPLLGLTATANYYCWGIFSMAAVSLLAGGRAVRLKAERG; this is encoded by the coding sequence ATGTCTTCTGCAACCACAACGCTCTCTGCCGCCGCCGCGGCGCGCATAACGCTTTATGCCTTTGTCTGCGCGACGCTGTTTTCCGCAACCAGCAGCGCGCCGACGCCGCTCTACCCGCTCTATCGCACGCTTTTCCATCTGTCGCCGGTGATGATAACGCTGATTTTCGCCAGCTATGCCTTTGCCCTGCTTGTTTCACTGCTGACGCTGGCTCGCCTTTCCGATTTTACCGGGCGGCGCGTGATGATGCTGGCGGCGCTGCTGTGCAACGCGCTGGCGCTGGGGATATTTATGCTGGCAGATTCGGCGCAGACGCTGGTCGCCGCGCGGATCATCCAGGGCGTTGCCACCGGCATCGCCCTGCCGACCTTTGGTGCGGCGATCCTCGATAGCGATAAGGTGCGCGGCCCGCTGCTCAATTCGGTGACGGCATTTGCTGGCCTGCTGGCCGGTTCGCTGACCGGCGCACTGATGATCACCTTCGCGCCTTTTCCTACCGTCTCGGTCTATGCGCTGCTGTTTGCACTGATGCTGGTAGCGCTGGCGCTGCTGCCTCTGATGCCTGAAACCGTGGCGCGGACGCCCGGCGCCTTGCGCGCCTTAACGCCGCAGATCGCTATACCCTCCCGCGCGCGCGGGCCGCTGCTGCGGCTTGCTCCCGTAAACGTCGCCACCTGGGCGCTGGGCGGCTTTTACCTGTCGCTGATGCCGTCGCTGGCGATCCTCTCAACGGGCCTCAGCTCGCCGTTTGTTGGCGGGAGCGTGGTGGCCACGCTGATGCTGAGCGCTACCGCGTCGGTCTTTATCTTCCGCCGCTGGCAGCCGCAGCGCGCGCTGTTTATTGGCACCCTTGCGCTGATGGCGGGCATTAGCCTGACCCTGATCGGCATCAATCATCATCTGACGGCGCTGCTCTATCTCGGCACGGCGGTCGCCGGTCAGGGTTTTGGCTCTATTTTTTCAACCCTGCTGAGTATTGTGATGCCGCTGGCGGAGAGCCACGAGCGCGCCGGGCTGTTTGCCGCTTTTCTGGTAAAAAGCTATCTCGCCTTTGCGCTGCCGGCGCTGCTTGCGGGCTGCGCGGTGCCGCTGCTGGGCCTGACCGCGACGGCTAACTACTACTGCTGGGGAATTTTTTCGATGGCGGCGGTGTCACTGCTGGCGGGAGGGCGCGCGGTGCGCCTGAAGGCGGAAAGAGGATAA
- a CDS encoding B3/4 domain-containing protein — protein sequence MFSFSPAVELTVIALAPGFRAISILVEASEVQHPEVAREALDDACRAVAVEDVPYAEAHIAAWREAFKAFGAKPARTPSSVEALRKRVVRDGALPAIDPIVDLYNAISIKYALPIGGENAAAYVGDARLVRADGSERFDTLKGGDPVEESPEPGEVIWRDDLGVTCRRWNWRQGVRTRLDASAQQMWFILESLPEMPIDALHQASDALIAGLEAMMPGCRIEKQLLGAGFS from the coding sequence ATGTTTTCTTTCTCTCCTGCGGTCGAACTTACCGTAATCGCGCTGGCGCCGGGCTTCCGCGCTATCAGCATTCTGGTGGAAGCGAGCGAGGTGCAGCACCCGGAGGTGGCGCGCGAGGCGCTGGACGACGCCTGCCGCGCGGTCGCCGTCGAAGATGTGCCCTACGCCGAGGCGCATATCGCCGCCTGGCGCGAAGCCTTTAAGGCCTTTGGTGCGAAACCGGCGCGCACGCCGAGTTCGGTGGAAGCGCTGCGCAAGCGGGTTGTCCGCGACGGCGCGCTGCCCGCCATCGATCCGATTGTCGACCTCTACAACGCCATCAGCATTAAGTACGCCTTGCCGATCGGCGGCGAAAACGCCGCCGCCTATGTCGGCGACGCGCGCCTGGTACGCGCCGACGGCAGCGAACGCTTTGACACCCTGAAGGGGGGCGACCCCGTTGAAGAGTCCCCCGAGCCGGGCGAAGTGATCTGGCGCGACGATCTCGGCGTCACCTGTCGCCGCTGGAACTGGCGCCAGGGCGTGCGTACGCGCCTCGACGCCAGCGCACAGCAGATGTGGTTTATTCTCGAGAGCCTGCCGGAAATGCCGATAGATGCGCTGCATCAGGCCAGCGACGCACTGATCGCGGGCCTTGAGGCGATGATGCCAGGCTGCCGCATTGAAAAACAGCTGCTGGGTGCCGGCTTTAGCTGA
- a CDS encoding YoaK family protein — protein MLISTENFRSHMADRQLACTLAAVAGALNTAAFEVVGFFSANMTGNVSSLSDHLAKASLAPAIFFVSIVAIFITGSAFSTLLVNAGRRNNMRKVYAFNILVEGIGLVGLGVVETWLTPRSPGVVLILCLSFFMGLQNAVVTRISNARVRTTHISGTSTDIGIELAMLFDVLRRKESPKEAPLYIERLKLHASTLFSFLAGGVAGIWLYHALGYPFIILIGLMLIALALHTLLGWHTNPASQ, from the coding sequence ATGCTTATAAGCACTGAAAACTTTCGCAGTCATATGGCCGACAGGCAGCTCGCCTGCACGCTGGCGGCTGTCGCCGGCGCGCTGAATACCGCGGCGTTTGAGGTTGTCGGCTTTTTCTCCGCCAATATGACCGGCAATGTCTCCTCCCTTTCGGATCATCTGGCAAAAGCCAGTCTGGCACCGGCTATCTTCTTTGTGTCGATTGTCGCCATCTTTATTACCGGCTCCGCTTTCTCAACGCTGCTGGTTAATGCCGGACGGCGCAACAATATGCGTAAGGTCTATGCCTTTAACATCCTGGTGGAGGGGATCGGCCTGGTGGGACTGGGGGTGGTTGAAACCTGGCTGACGCCGCGCTCGCCCGGCGTGGTGCTGATATTATGCCTGAGCTTTTTTATGGGGCTGCAAAATGCGGTGGTAACGCGCATATCCAATGCCCGCGTAAGAACTACCCATATTTCCGGCACCTCAACGGATATCGGTATTGAACTGGCGATGCTGTTCGACGTGCTGAGGCGCAAGGAGTCGCCGAAAGAGGCGCCGCTCTATATCGAGCGTTTGAAACTTCACGCCTCAACGCTGTTCTCGTTTCTGGCTGGCGGCGTGGCGGGGATCTGGCTCTATCACGCGCTGGGGTATCCGTTCATCATCTTGATCGGTCTGATGCTTATCGCTCTGGCGCTGCATACCCTGCTGGGCTGGCATACGAACCCGGCCAGTCAGTAA
- a CDS encoding sugar phosphate isomerase/epimerase family protein, with amino-acid sequence MSDYNYPSFGAGLWHFANYIDRYAVDGYGPALSTLDQIKLAAEVEDLAWVDIPYPFTPGVSVSDVKQALQEAGLKAIGVTPEIYLRKFSRGAFTHPDAAVRAEALALMNEAADVVRELGASYVKVWPGQDGWDYPFQVDHKNLWKLAVDGMRELAGANPDVKFAIEYKPREPRVKMTWDSAAKSLLGIEEIGLDNVGILLDFGHALFAGESPAGAAQLIIDRGRLFGMDVNDNLRGWDDDLVVGTVHMTEIFEFFYVLKRNNWNGVWQLDQFPFREDHVEAANLSIRFLKHIYRALDKLDIDALQAAQLEQNPLKAQRIIQNALLSSIEE; translated from the coding sequence ATGAGTGACTACAACTATCCCAGCTTTGGCGCTGGCCTGTGGCATTTCGCAAACTATATCGATCGCTATGCAGTTGACGGCTACGGCCCGGCGCTCAGCACGCTCGATCAAATCAAGCTGGCGGCGGAAGTTGAGGATCTCGCCTGGGTGGACATTCCCTATCCTTTTACCCCTGGCGTCTCGGTCAGTGACGTTAAGCAGGCGCTACAGGAAGCGGGTCTGAAAGCGATCGGCGTAACCCCCGAGATCTACCTGCGCAAATTCTCGCGCGGCGCCTTTACCCATCCCGACGCGGCGGTGCGCGCCGAGGCGCTGGCGCTGATGAATGAAGCGGCCGACGTGGTGCGCGAACTGGGCGCCAGCTACGTTAAGGTGTGGCCCGGTCAGGACGGCTGGGATTACCCCTTCCAGGTCGATCACAAAAATCTGTGGAAGCTGGCGGTTGACGGCATGCGCGAGCTGGCCGGGGCCAACCCGGACGTGAAATTCGCCATCGAATATAAGCCGCGCGAGCCGCGCGTCAAAATGACCTGGGATTCCGCGGCGAAATCGCTGCTGGGCATTGAAGAGATCGGGCTGGATAACGTCGGGATCCTGCTCGATTTCGGCCACGCGCTGTTTGCGGGCGAGTCGCCGGCCGGCGCTGCGCAGCTGATTATCGATCGCGGCCGCCTGTTTGGCATGGACGTGAACGACAATCTGCGCGGCTGGGATGATGACCTGGTGGTCGGCACGGTGCATATGACCGAGATTTTCGAGTTTTTCTACGTGCTGAAGCGCAACAACTGGAACGGCGTCTGGCAGCTCGACCAGTTCCCGTTCCGTGAAGACCATGTGGAAGCCGCCAACCTTTCCATCCGCTTTCTCAAGCACATCTATCGCGCGCTCGACAAGCTCGATATCGATGCGCTGCAGGCGGCGCAGCTGGAGCAAAATCCCCTGAAAGCGCAGCGCATTATTCAGAATGCGCTGCTGAGCAGCATCGAAGAGTAA
- the corA gene encoding magnesium/cobalt transporter CorA, with protein MIVNCMVYRPGQTGQELDVEKISDVLNEPDAFIWMGLYQPEAEFMYKIQREFALHELAVEDALCAHQRPKIEQYGESLFIVAKTVSSENEHLHFGETHFFIGKNFLITLRHGASESYAPVRDRVAQNSALLEHGPGYPLYCILDFIVDRYGEYTASLSDKINEMEAALFRSEFDNVAVKKVYRLRRELLSLRNAAQPLEEICQQLVRLHEEIVPKELRAYLRDVQDHARHVVTDAEDMREMLTSAMHVNLAMVAVQQNEVTKKLAGWGAILVVPTVIFSMYGMNFKDMPELDSPLGYPLALGCTIFGCFMLWLRLRKSGWL; from the coding sequence ATGATTGTAAATTGCATGGTATATCGCCCCGGCCAGACTGGGCAGGAATTAGACGTAGAAAAAATCAGTGATGTGCTTAATGAGCCAGACGCATTTATCTGGATGGGGCTTTATCAGCCCGAAGCGGAGTTCATGTATAAAATCCAGCGCGAGTTCGCCCTGCATGAGCTGGCGGTAGAAGATGCGTTATGCGCCCATCAGCGCCCTAAAATCGAACAGTACGGCGAGTCGTTGTTTATCGTGGCTAAAACCGTCAGTTCAGAAAATGAGCATCTTCATTTCGGTGAAACCCACTTTTTTATCGGTAAAAACTTCCTGATCACGCTGCGTCACGGCGCCTCCGAAAGCTACGCCCCCGTGCGCGATCGCGTGGCGCAAAACAGCGCGCTGCTCGAACACGGGCCGGGCTATCCGCTCTACTGCATTCTCGATTTTATCGTCGACCGCTATGGCGAATATACCGCCTCCCTCAGCGATAAAATCAACGAAATGGAGGCGGCGCTGTTTCGTTCCGAATTTGACAATGTGGCCGTGAAGAAGGTCTATCGCCTGCGCCGCGAGCTGCTGAGCCTGCGTAACGCGGCGCAGCCGCTGGAAGAGATCTGCCAGCAGCTGGTCCGGCTGCATGAGGAGATTGTACCGAAAGAGCTGCGCGCCTATCTGCGCGACGTGCAGGATCATGCGCGCCATGTGGTGACCGACGCGGAGGATATGCGGGAAATGCTGACCAGCGCCATGCACGTCAACCTGGCGATGGTGGCGGTGCAGCAGAACGAGGTGACAAAAAAGCTGGCGGGCTGGGGTGCGATTCTGGTCGTGCCGACGGTGATTTTCAGCATGTACGGCATGAACTTTAAGGATATGCCGGAGCTTGATTCGCCGCTCGGCTATCCGCTGGCGCTGGGTTGTACCATCTTCGGCTGCTTTATGCTGTGGCTGCGGCTGCGCAAGTCGGGCTGGCTCTAA
- a CDS encoding acyltransferase family protein produces MENKAFLSSRNIGLDFLRALLILEGVLYHAARSLPGGNNWYYISGKNESDGFTALIEFMHTFRMEAFFFLSGMFSAMVILRKGSDFFYSNRKKRVVVPLISAFLFIPGLMYLINAQIDGDALTTQGALGAYTSLHHLWFLVSLTAMSFLIPTHLYQRAAAAMRRLPFPLLVAALIVAANAFFVVKFFVKDFGEWANLIPVTARFMVFYAAGYALYLNSDQIPQQARSMLVNTRVVAALGLACWLVFYAIFHYNITSSLKYLPVLCASVFSVIFSYWVVFTFEKLRMKESRLVKGVVDSALVIYIMHYPLVITFAWLLDGYLPDSLPITYVTVVTSLGLICSAALYFLIKQLPLMSLLFGLKPARLQNVPATHPRS; encoded by the coding sequence GTGGAAAATAAAGCGTTTCTCTCAAGCCGAAATATTGGCCTGGATTTCCTGCGCGCGCTGTTAATTCTGGAAGGGGTGTTATATCACGCCGCCCGCAGCCTTCCCGGCGGAAATAACTGGTACTATATTTCCGGGAAAAATGAGTCGGACGGCTTTACCGCGCTGATTGAGTTTATGCATACCTTTCGGATGGAAGCCTTTTTCTTCCTGTCGGGCATGTTCTCGGCGATGGTGATCCTGCGCAAAGGCAGCGACTTTTTTTACAGTAACCGTAAAAAGCGCGTTGTGGTGCCGCTTATCTCCGCCTTTCTGTTTATTCCCGGGCTGATGTATCTTATCAACGCGCAAATCGACGGCGACGCGCTGACGACACAGGGCGCGCTGGGTGCCTATACCTCACTGCACCATCTCTGGTTCCTGGTTTCGCTCACCGCGATGTCATTTTTGATCCCGACCCATCTCTATCAGCGCGCGGCGGCGGCGATGCGTCGGCTGCCTTTCCCGCTGCTGGTGGCGGCGCTAATCGTGGCGGCGAATGCGTTCTTTGTGGTGAAATTTTTCGTAAAAGACTTTGGCGAATGGGCCAACCTGATCCCGGTTACCGCGCGCTTTATGGTCTTTTATGCGGCAGGCTATGCGCTCTACCTGAACAGCGATCAGATCCCGCAGCAGGCGCGCAGCATGCTGGTTAACACCAGAGTTGTGGCGGCGCTGGGCCTGGCCTGCTGGCTGGTGTTCTATGCCATCTTCCACTACAACATCACCAGCAGCCTGAAATATTTGCCGGTGCTCTGCGCCAGCGTCTTCTCGGTGATCTTCTCTTACTGGGTCGTGTTCACCTTTGAGAAATTGCGTATGAAAGAGAGCCGCCTGGTGAAAGGCGTGGTGGATTCCGCGCTGGTGATCTACATCATGCACTATCCGCTGGTGATCACCTTCGCCTGGCTGCTGGATGGCTATCTGCCGGATTCGCTGCCGATCACCTACGTCACGGTCGTCACCTCGCTCGGGCTAATCTGCAGCGCCGCGCTCTATTTTCTGATTAAGCAGCTGCCGCTTATGTCGCTGCTGTTCGGGCTGAAACCGGCCCGCCTGCAGAACGTGCCGGCCACCCATCCCCGCAGCTAA
- a CDS encoding SGNH/GDSL hydrolase family protein gives MALSFALSAAVCSPAVAQSTSPATFIIEAWGGSSTKGVLAVRENGRLRNIVSEHNEIAVLNQLLQAKYGSGVQVINRGAPSAQAIELLNGRYKYEHNPPWQEAIKGSSARLILLNFATNDARHYHFHDIEKPYQVSPQRYSEVMTALIDSARANGKAVILQEPHPLCGRAEKWDVAPYAARLDAVARAEKVPLVSQYQRIQQMPDWRAMMSPDCIHPSEQLYRIKALETFRVIEQHFGAQLAALNARS, from the coding sequence ATGGCGCTATCTTTCGCGCTTTCCGCTGCCGTCTGTTCGCCAGCCGTGGCGCAGTCAACCTCCCCCGCCACCTTTATTATTGAAGCCTGGGGAGGATCAAGCACGAAAGGCGTGCTGGCGGTGCGTGAAAATGGCCGGCTGCGCAATATCGTCAGCGAGCACAATGAAATTGCCGTGCTCAACCAGCTGCTGCAGGCAAAATATGGTAGCGGTGTGCAGGTAATTAATCGCGGCGCGCCGTCGGCGCAGGCGATAGAGCTGCTGAACGGCCGCTATAAATATGAGCATAATCCGCCGTGGCAGGAGGCGATTAAAGGCTCCAGCGCCCGCCTGATCCTGCTGAACTTCGCCACCAACGATGCGCGCCACTATCACTTTCACGATATCGAAAAACCGTACCAGGTCAGCCCGCAGCGCTACAGCGAAGTGATGACCGCGCTGATCGACAGCGCCCGAGCGAACGGCAAAGCGGTGATATTGCAGGAGCCTCATCCGCTGTGCGGCCGGGCGGAGAAATGGGATGTCGCACCCTATGCCGCGCGGCTCGACGCCGTCGCCCGCGCGGAAAAGGTGCCGCTGGTTAGTCAGTACCAGCGCATTCAGCAGATGCCAGACTGGCGCGCCATGATGTCGCCTGACTGCATTCATCCTTCAGAGCAGCTCTATCGCATTAAAGCGCTGGAGACCTTTAGGGTGATCGAGCAGCATTTCGGCGCGCAGCTGGCGGCGCTGAACGCCCGCTCCTAG
- a CDS encoding SDR family NAD(P)-dependent oxidoreductase: protein MPHAVVTGASSGIGAAIVDALLEQGWQVTGLSRSQVTRDSALFRSVQVDMTDEPALIRTAADLSVPDALVHAAGMMAAAPVGEINLGVSSRLWSLHVRAAEILASRFVPEMRAGGRIVLIGSRTSRGAANRSQYVATKAAMVGMARSWAIELASRGITVNVVAPGATETPMLSQPGREASRPVVPPIGRLIQPQEVAALTAFLLSPQAAAITGQEMVICGGASLR, encoded by the coding sequence ATGCCGCATGCAGTCGTAACCGGGGCCAGCTCCGGCATTGGCGCCGCGATTGTCGACGCGCTGCTCGAACAGGGCTGGCAGGTGACGGGCTTAAGCCGCAGCCAGGTGACGCGCGACAGCGCGCTGTTCCGCAGCGTTCAGGTCGATATGACCGACGAGCCTGCGCTTATCCGCACCGCTGCCGATCTTTCCGTACCGGACGCGCTGGTGCATGCCGCTGGCATGATGGCCGCCGCGCCGGTGGGCGAGATTAACCTCGGCGTCAGCTCGCGACTCTGGTCGCTGCACGTGCGCGCGGCGGAGATCCTCGCCAGCCGCTTTGTGCCTGAGATGCGCGCGGGCGGCCGTATCGTGCTAATCGGCAGCCGTACCTCGCGCGGCGCGGCCAACCGCTCCCAGTATGTCGCCACCAAGGCCGCTATGGTGGGAATGGCGCGCAGCTGGGCAATAGAGCTGGCGTCGCGCGGCATTACGGTCAACGTGGTGGCGCCGGGCGCCACGGAAACGCCCATGCTCTCGCAGCCGGGCCGCGAAGCGTCACGGCCGGTCGTGCCGCCGATAGGCCGGCTGATTCAGCCTCAGGAGGTGGCCGCGCTCACCGCTTTTCTGCTCTCGCCGCAGGCGGCGGCCATCACCGGTCAGGAGATGGTTATTTGCGGCGGCGCCTCGCTGCGCTAG
- a CDS encoding YhcH/YjgK/YiaL family protein produces MIIGNLQTLAMAGLPAALREILEREECRLDALRQREDGRFQPADAAWFCHIGPAQTEPAAQRHTEYHRQWADIQVVLEGNEIINASQRPLAQPDDEERKADLFIAAAPLLPVSIRLSAGDFALFLPGEPHQALCAAPQPGYVRKAVFKIPRSLLEA; encoded by the coding sequence ATGATTATCGGCAACTTGCAGACGCTGGCGATGGCGGGCCTGCCCGCCGCGCTGCGCGAGATTCTTGAGCGCGAAGAATGCCGGCTCGATGCGCTGCGGCAGCGCGAAGATGGCCGCTTTCAGCCCGCCGACGCAGCGTGGTTTTGCCATATCGGACCGGCGCAGACCGAACCAGCCGCGCAGCGCCATACGGAGTATCACCGCCAGTGGGCCGATATTCAGGTGGTGCTGGAGGGCAATGAGATCATTAACGCCAGTCAGCGGCCGCTGGCGCAGCCGGACGATGAAGAGCGCAAAGCGGATCTTTTCATCGCCGCCGCGCCACTGCTGCCGGTCTCGATTCGCTTGAGCGCCGGGGATTTCGCGCTGTTTTTACCGGGCGAGCCGCATCAGGCGCTGTGCGCGGCACCGCAGCCGGGATACGTGCGCAAGGCGGTGTTTAAAATTCCACGTTCGCTTCTGGAGGCCTAG
- a CDS encoding sialidase family protein produces MSVTVNRDGVLRPTEQDARLITAMLPSPCPQNHAANLLPLPDGSLMCVWFGGTQEGVADISVYSSRLLPGADRWSEAVKLSDDPTRSEQNPVLFLAPDGVLWLLWTAQLAGNQDTAIVRMRQSHDLGVSWGPIETLLDQPGTFIRQPITVLENGSWLLPVFYCRTQPGEKWVGNDDVSAVKISSDGGKSWRDVAVPDSLGCVHMNITALPGGALVALFRSRWADSIYYSQSEDGGESWSSPEPTTLPNNNSSVQVTTLQDGTLALVFNNMSAAGATERRASLYDEIDDGDDSRREPQAREGRSAFWGAPRAPMTVALSPDGGKSWPWQRNLDEGDGYCMTNNSQQKLNREFSYPTIKQSADGDLHIAYTFYRQAIKYVRLSPAWIKEKL; encoded by the coding sequence ATGTCCGTAACCGTTAACCGCGATGGCGTGCTGCGCCCGACAGAACAGGATGCGCGCCTTATAACGGCGATGCTGCCGTCGCCGTGCCCGCAAAACCACGCGGCCAACCTGTTGCCGCTGCCGGACGGATCGCTGATGTGCGTCTGGTTCGGCGGTACCCAGGAAGGCGTGGCGGATATCTCCGTCTACAGTTCGCGTCTGCTGCCCGGCGCCGATCGCTGGAGCGAGGCGGTAAAGCTCTCTGACGATCCCACGCGGTCTGAACAGAATCCGGTGCTGTTTCTGGCGCCGGACGGCGTGCTGTGGCTGCTGTGGACGGCGCAGCTCGCCGGCAACCAGGATACCGCTATCGTACGGATGCGCCAGTCGCACGACCTGGGCGTAAGCTGGGGGCCGATTGAGACGCTCCTCGACCAGCCCGGCACCTTTATTCGCCAGCCGATCACCGTGCTGGAGAACGGCAGCTGGCTGCTGCCGGTCTTCTACTGCCGCACCCAGCCGGGCGAGAAGTGGGTGGGCAATGACGACGTTAGCGCGGTGAAGATCTCCAGCGATGGCGGCAAAAGCTGGCGCGACGTCGCGGTGCCTGACAGCCTCGGCTGCGTGCATATGAACATCACCGCGCTGCCAGGCGGCGCGCTGGTGGCGCTCTTTCGTAGCCGATGGGCGGACTCTATTTACTACAGCCAGTCGGAGGATGGCGGCGAAAGCTGGAGCTCTCCAGAGCCGACCACGCTGCCTAACAACAACTCCTCTGTTCAGGTCACGACGCTGCAGGACGGCACCCTGGCGCTGGTGTTTAACAATATGAGTGCGGCGGGGGCGACGGAGCGGCGCGCCTCGCTCTATGACGAAATCGATGACGGCGACGACAGCCGCAGGGAACCGCAGGCGCGCGAAGGACGCAGCGCCTTCTGGGGTGCGCCGCGCGCGCCGATGACGGTGGCGCTGTCGCCCGACGGCGGCAAAAGCTGGCCGTGGCAGCGCAATCTTGATGAAGGGGACGGCTACTGCATGACCAATAATTCGCAGCAGAAACTCAACCGCGAATTCTCCTATCCCACCATCAAGCAGAGCGCCGACGGCGATCTGCATATCGCGTACACCTTCTACCGGCAGGCAATCAAATATGTGCGCCTTTCGCCGGCGTGGATAAAGGAGAAGTTATGA